The genomic stretch AGTTGGTCCTGGTACAAAAGTACAGTGCTGTGTGGAGTGCTAACCTTGCAAATACTATGCACAAGACAAAAACTGGCTGCATCCACTAATTCAGCTCAACCTCTCCTACACCAGGCAAACCCTTTCCAGGAAAAGAATTGAAAGAAGAGAAGAACAGAGGACCAAACGGCCACAGCCGATTCATACCAGCAAGCACACAAAATCCCAAGACAAATTCTTTGCACATCCACACTAAATACACATAGAAAATTGGTAGCTGATAATGCCTCTGCCTcaaacaggagacctgggttccaatcttggctcttcctgttcagtaagccagcacctattcagtagacctTGGGCTCatcctccctaacactgctactgcctatagaacacgTCCTAGTGGCGTCCTAGTCTTGATCACCTATACgtgtgatgattttttttttgtaaggcaATGTAACACTCCATAGAACTGGTTATCAGATTtttcgtgtaaaaaaaaaaaaaaaaagtgcaagaatGGGTTTTTTCTTCCATTGACAAGTGTCATCGTAtatttaacagataatgaaatccaATATGCAGCTCAGGATCACCGAATAGCCACAAATTGcattatatacacacactttGAGACTACAtactaaaaaaaacacttttcataTGATCACTCTCTAAATAGATTTTCCCAGAGATCCAATGAAGTAGCCAAAAGCCAACATCATTGCAAATGGTCAAAAACAGTCAGTAATCCTTACAGGAGAATCTGAGCTTTCGTAATGGGGAAAATTCACGAAAACTCTTCAAACTCTCTTCCTCTAGGCCATGGACTAGAATTTCCCAATTTGAACAAGAAATTACCCAATATTTCTGATCACTTCAGGACCCACACTAGGTCTGTGTCCATGCCAACAATACAAACCATTTGCTGGGAGTTAGACTGGTTCAGCATGTTCCAACTTTTTCCATAGGCTTCACTAGATCAAGGCACTGTGAGGCCCGAGGTAAAGGCTACCTTTATCCTATCAAGGTCCGTCAAAGCTGCTGATAGCTGCAGTGTTGTTGGTTTCATAGACTTGTATCAAAGGGATATGAATGTATGGAAAAATAAAGAACCCATACATTAACAAAACAACCTCTAAGTCGATAACATCTTATAGGTGGGATCCATGCACCATGTCCTTCCCAGTAGGACAAGACACCAGAAACTAATAATCCTCAGAACGAACAACTTTTTCCAATCCTTTAAAAATTGGTTTACCAAGCCCACAGAAAATCACATCATGGTTCTGATCGGTAGAATTCAGTCACCAAACTTGTGCATTCTTAAGGATGGGAAACGGATTTGCATTCCTCGCTCTGCACTAGAGTAACTCCAGTTTAAGAAATGTGAAATATAAATTGCTTTCATTATGTCCTGATATTACAATCCAAAAAGTATTGTACAACTGCCTCATTTGGTACCATGACCTTCATTTCTGCTTGCGCAGCATAGAAGAATGGTGAGAGTCAGAGGCACGCCCCTCTCGACTCATCTAGTCTGAAAACttttcctcccctctctcctgtgaGTCTGATGAAAGGAGTCTATACTATTAACTAGTGGGCAGGGTTTTGCTAAAAAGCAATGTAATAGGGAAGTATTATAGAGGGGATCCTTGAGTAATTGTTGATTCCCCCATGCTAACACATTGCTGAACTCTGGTAAAGTCGAATAATGGCGATTGTTGGCCAAAAAAGTATAGATTTTAAAAgttgaaaatttgaaaaacaaCCAccaaaaaacccttaaagtcaaTACACATCAATATACCACTTGTGGCCATGCTACTGTTAGAGGCTGAATTGGCCAGCTGCTCCTTTCTTATTGAGAAAACCAAAATAACACAAACCCACTAATAATCTTGACCACATTTTTTTGCACATGTATAGTCAGGTACCATCACTATAAAGAGACTTGTTGCTcagaacacataaaaaaaaatatgaatttgCTGTCTTAAAGCTGGATGCAGAATAGGGCAGAAAGACAGATCTCCAGGAATATAGACTAAGATCATTCAGTATAGCATGAAGCATAACTTCAAGCACCTCTCCCATGCAAAGGAGACTGCCTTTTCTTCATCACAGGTTATATCAAATGGTAATTTCCAACTGCAATTCATTCATCAGTGAGGCCTTCAAGATAAAACTCCAATTCACAAATTTCAATTCAGGAAACTATCACTATGCCTTATCACATTCCATCACCAACAAACAAGTATGAAACGTGTGATAATTAAGAACCAGAACatgcagtcagatgcagccttctTTCCAAAATCTTGAGCCAACACATCaattaaatcacaaatgcagctTATGCCTTTACACCACTCTTAATATATCCTTAAAGTGCATTTACTGAACACTATATTGCCTTTACCTTCACAGGGTGCAGTTATTTCAGAATACCCGCAAGACAagccaaaaaaaatatataaaaaatctaGTAAAATGATACAGTCCAACACACCTTGCCTGTTAATACATTAGAGATTCAAATAGACTGTAGACCTTATAGAAAACTGCTACACAAAACCTTACAaggaaaatcaaagaaaaaaaaatacttcacaGAACATTAAAATGCCCCAAGGATATGACCAcacaaaaagtagacaagacaaatcacATCCTTACAATCTCTTAATAGTTGTACTTGCTTGAGATAAGACAGATTTATACTATAAGCAATACGGAGTACCTTATGTATACAGTAACGCTGCACAATCACTTTAATATGTCATATATTTAGGTCTCACCATTAAACCAGATAGTGTTTCTGGCATGGGGGAGTAGCTTTTACAAGATCCATTCAGGAACAGTCGTACAGCACCAAAGCCTTTCTTCAGGTCAAAGAGCTCAGGGGACATGCCAAAGATCATACAAATTGTTGGCTGTTCCTAGGGGTCCATCAGGTACACTGGCTGAGGAGCCTGAGTAGTTTTTGAGCCAAAAGACAGTGCATAGAAAAAGAAGTAAACAGTGATAACCAATTTGATAGCATGGTAATCTCTCTACTTTCCAATAGACCTTGAGCTGTTGGGTTGAGATTGGCTTTACCTAAAAGCATAGTGTGGGTGATCCAGCAGACACTTCACATGTAGTTATTCTGAACTGCCTGAGATGCGTTTGTACATATGAGAATAAAACTTTAGTCAGCCGTAGTAGAAGAAACATCAGCAAGTCTGCACCATGCAGGAATCTCAAGTCAAAGCAATATTATAGAGGGAAAGTACAGCCTTCATAGTACCAGCTTTACAAATGTATACGAAAATGTCCCAAAACTACAACCAACAGTCATAGCAAGATCAAAATTAAACGTAACCCACTGACTGTTTCGTTATACCATAAATATATTTTAGAATGGAGCATTTGTCTAATGAGACATCCGGACTTCATTATGGATAAAACTTTTTAATCCAAAAAAAATGAGTACTATACAGCCAACCAAATCAATGAGGTCACTAAATATATACATAGTTTAGGAGAATTAGGAATGCCAGTTAACACATTAGTCTTCAGAGActgataaaaggaaaaaaaatacaattatgaAGTCCATTCAAATGTAAAAGTGTTACTTTACAACACCATACAGGGACATAGTGAATTAACAGAACTTTCCATTACAGAGAATTACGCTCTTGCGAAATTCAAACTGATTTTACGTTCTCCAATAGGCCTTCCGTTGAGTTCATGAACAGCAGCCCTTGCATCATCAAAGCTTTCAAAGAAGACTGTGGCAAGTCCTCTTGCCATTCCATCTCTGTCGAATTTGACCTCAACTGAATCAGGAGTAATGTTATAACCGTAGAAAAAATCTAAAATTTCTGCAGTAGTAACTTTGTATGGTAAATTCTTCATATATACAAGGCCACCAGCAGGCTTTTCAAAATCTCTCTCTTGAACTGGTAAAGAATGATGGTAATCTGCACTGTGTTTACTTCCCATATCAAACCTATCAACAAGTTCCTCTTGACCCCCAATCCTCATTGGGTTAGAATCACGAAACCTTTCTGGAGAACCTCTAAACTCTCCACGTCCATACTTCATGTCATTAGGCAAGCCGTAAGACTGCCCACGTAAACCGACATCTTCTCTATACACTGGTGAATTGGCCAGAATGATTTCCACTGGAGCTTCAATGTAGACCCCGAATTCTTTCACCTGATCATCAGAAATGCGTCTCAGAAGGACTTCTGTGCCCAAGAAACTTTGTCGATTCAAGCTTTCAGCAAGAAATGCCTGTTGCTCAGAGGGGAACTTCACCAATGCTTCCCCCAGCCCAACCCCTTTGCTgtcaaaaagcaagaaaatatctTCTTCACGCACAGCAAATCCAGTAAAGAACTTCAGAACTTCACTTTTAGTAACATCAAAGGGAAAATTTCTCACATATATACATCTTTTAGCATTAGAATAGGTGCTGGTTGGAGGATTGTGAGGTGAACGCTCCCGTGTTGGTTGACTCTGGGTTTCGGAGGACTCTATTAAGTCCAACATTGTTTTCCGTTCAATTGGTAATATGAATATGGGGCGACCATTAAGGATATGTTTGTCTAAAGAAAGACACTTCCTATACTCCGAATGACTTTTTACCATAACAAAGCCTTCTCCTGTTCTTTGTCGGTACCCGTCAAGCAGGAATTTTATCTGCGAGTTAGGGAGGTCAGGAAGTCCCAGAAACATCTTAAAATCTTCCACATCCACATTATATGGTAAATTCTTCAGGTGTAAATAAAGCTGCTGATTTTGTGGGGATCTGGACCTGGATCTTAGTGGGGATCTGGACCTGGTTCTTTGCTTCCTAAACTGTTGCTTGGAATGGCTTCCGCCTACCTGGCCACCAGAATTAACCCACTGCTCTTCAGATGTTTTCTTTACAGATATGAATCTATGGCCCATATATTCATTATTGCGCTCCACTGCTGCAGTAGCATCCTTTTTACTTCCAAACTTAACTAGACCATTTCCATTCTTAAAACCATTTGGACGTAAATGAAATACAATGTCAACCACATCCAGGCCACTGAAAAACTTCCTGATGTCCTCCTCAGTTGCGCTATATGGGAGTCCATACAAAAACACATAAACATCATCGACATCTTGGGAAGGCTTCATCTCTTTACGGTCATATTTTGCTGGATGTGCATTCAGTTCcaaattattattttcaaattTATTCTGTACGTTCCCCCTCTTTATGTTCACAGgcatttggtctacttctctaccAGGGGGTATCGCTGGATGTTTTCTGTTACTTTTGCGACTCTTTTCAAGAGTATTTTGCATTTCTGCCTTGCTGCTAAGGAACAGCTGAATACGGGAGGTCTTGATAATACCAGTACGACTCATCGCACGCCTGGCATCCTCATCCGTTGCAAATATAATGAAGGCTTCACCAAGTTTACCACCAACAATATGCACACCTCCATCAGGAATAGTCAGTCCAATGAAGAACTGGCGAATATCACTAGAACCAGCAGTAACTGGAAGGCCATGTAAGCGGATTACTACTGCCATTCTTTAGATGCTGAATGAGTAACACctgcaaatataaaaaaaaaaaaaaaacaattacgtgACTGAGTAGCACctgcaaatataaaaaaaagcaattgCATTTAGCAAATCATAAGAaagacaatatctgtaatctacaCCTGTATTAAAAACCATATGCACCCATACTTAAAGGCTCAGACCCAGTTTGTTTTTACACTCTTAATAGAATATTCTTTTGcatgcatttaaagtgaacccgaggaaaaaaaataaactgatgaaataaacatttgtatttaTGTGCCTACCCCtcaattttttttagatatcccatggtttaggggcgtaactagaaacaattgggcccccctgcaaaactttggatggggccccctcccgccaaaaCAAATCtacaatctttgtctgcaaaactttgtatgattccttatcagcgtCTGAGCAGAGTCAGTCAGAATAATTGtgaagagagcagaaagtttattctctccttgcccttagttgtcagtctctcaggatggggccccctgtgtgttatgggcccccctgcggctgcatcccttgcagggtctattgttacgcccctgccatggttttattttatatttaaacatttacaaaacagagtgaatgttttgttgcctgtgCTCAGTGCCAGTCAATAGTTCATGCATTTTATCTCCCTGCtcttagaagttgtattctgccaggaaaacttttatggctgtaatttcctaatcagtgaggtttactattttCTGGACAagctaccaacaagacagaagcggtcacttccatgcctagaaattaccgtatttttcagactataagacgcactttttctcctccaaaagtggaggagaaaagtcagtgcgtcttatagtccgaatactacATATTTGGATCTGTGCCTCAGTCAGTGTCCGCCATAGACAGCCGCACATCTCAATCCCTGTGTTCCTGTGTCCTATTTGTCCCCTTTCCCGCCTCTCCCTTCTATCCCCGATGTCCTACTTATCCGTCCGTGTCCACCAGTGTGCTCGAGTACATACTTGTAGCTGGGCTGTGTTGCGGTGTACTCCGTGTCCCCCATGACTTATTTTCTGATCGCGGTGTCCTGCATGTTCCTATCACTTATTTCCTGATCGCggtgtcctgtgtgtccccatcacgTATTTCCCGATCTcgatgtcctcctccatcccggTGCCTGCCAGCGTTTTAGACACAAACTAGAAGGCGCACAGTTCCCCACATTAACGTGCACGGCTTTGCGATCTATGagccaatcaggcggggggcgctgccccagccagccaatcacgctgcTTGATGTTTTCTGCTCTAATCAAACAGCACCCGATAGTCCCGAGGGCGGGAGCACAGTCTGTCTTTGGAGCCAATCACGGCACTCCCTCAGTAGCAGGGAGTGCACTGATTGGCCCCACTGATGGAGCTGTTGTCCCGCCCATAGATCAGCAAAGCTGTCCTGTGACTTTTGAATGGAGGAAGCTGCGCGGCTGCCAATTTGAATCTGAAACGCTGGATGACACGTGGGGCGCCGGAGGACAACGGCCAGGTGTACCGACGAGCACCAGCAATAGACGATACATAAGACATGGGGACATGAAGAACGGGAATAGCtacaagtatgtacagtattacatGCACTGGCTgacacggggacagaggaggacatcagcaatagaacagaaaaaaagagatggggacacaggaacagaggGATTAAGATGCCCAGCAGATGAGTGACAGGGGACATGGAGGACACAGTGGAATACAGGGATTGAGATGCCCTgctacatgtactgtatgtatgtaactCACTGGTGGACATGaggatggaggagggggacatggaAATAGAAGGGAGATGAGGGATAGAGGACACAGGGATAGAGATGCCAGACAAAGTATTTAACACACTAGAGGACATGGTGAAGGTAGAAGGGACGAGGGGATAGAGGACACGGAGGACGCAGGGGTAGAAGACAGAGGAAACAGGACACAGGGGGATGGAGtacggggacagagggacagagaacaTGGGACAGAGAAAGGAGgaaagaggacacagggacaccaggggacctaggaggacagaggacacagaaggTTCAAGGAAGGTACAAGAGGtaaataataattgggggggaaaaggtccataagacgcccatgcaccatagacacaccaggtttagtaaattatttttccccttgaattttgtcctctaaacctaggtgcgtcttatggtccggagcgtcttatagtccgaaaaatacggtacctctttcaggcagcaaatgaAAACAAGTAAAACGGCCTGGTTATgttttacactgtacatacacgtttatctcatgtcacttcgggcaCAGGTTAACATTGCTTTATATGAAGTTTGcataaaagttatttaaaaataaatgctgcaAGTAGTCTTTGCGAAACAGAAAGGAAAATGCCTGCACCACTAATTCACAACTCCTCCCTTCTTTTTCAGCAATGATCGACTTCCTGCTCATGACCACCATCTTCCCTTCCCAGTTGGTCTGAAGTCATTAGATGCCGGCAATAGACGCATGACTTCAAGCAGACAGAACAAGCACTCCCTACCCTTCACGTACTCGTGGGGGAGCGTTTCAGGCCGACTTGTTGGGTGTAAGTAACCAAGTCAATAGAAATATGAAGCGGTAAAGCTGGTAttttcaatttttgctggcaaaaGCTACATAAAGAAACCATAACAACTTTAAAATAACATTCTACTTATTACTTatagaaaaaaaacatgaacTAAGGTACTAAAGACTTATACACTACATTAAAATGACAACAAAAGGATCTCAGAGCCAATATATCATACATTCAAAGGCTAATGGCTGGTACACAATACAACTTCCCAGCAGAGCAACAGGTGGAAACTATCAGACATGTCAAATCTGAAAATtactaccagggctgtgaagtcagtacaaaaatcatccgactcagtttatgaaaccactgactccaggtacccataattgctccaactcctcaactccttagtctaaatttttacaaaggctatggatttggttaaaaaaaaaaatcatccaactcctcagtttattgaaacctccgactccaaaatttttccgactcctcaactccgactccaaagccctgatcATTACTGCTCAAAATCGGTCCCATTATTGATGGGGAATATCAGAAATAATTTTTTGTGCACTGGCAATAatatacaccatgcaattgtcCAGTCAGATTGACTGATCGATcgtttatttccagcatgtccaatttgCTTCTGATCAACAAAGGAATCAATTTTGAAatcagcactgcacaaaattgatctCTCTCTCCATCAGACATGATGAAAATCATCGATCGACTggatgaacccaccactgcatggtGTGCACCCACCTGAAAGAAAAACCTATACAACCATTTTACTGCTATTAGTAGGATGGAGATTCCAAGCAAGATCTAAAGAATGACTGAATTTAGTGTAGTAGTCGAACAGATTGTGCTAATTAGCAAACTGGATAGCACTatagttaaccacttaacgaccacccactgcacaggggcggtcggaaagtggaaGCCCTAAGGACCAGCATACGCACAGAGGCGGtggtccttttaggggcatgggcggagcgatcgcgtcatccgtgacgggatcctccgccggggatcgatggctggtcatttagcctccagctgccggccaattagcagcaccgGCGGGCGGTGGAATACAGAAATTCGCCAAATTAcagtgtataaagcactttgttaggtaaacaaagtgctttatacacgcatcctcctcgcctcgtggtctcattgttccagagaccaccagcgaggaggaagcactagtGAGTATacaccacacttttttttttttttttacacagcccccctgatctcccaccccagccgaccCCTGCCatcacccttgcacccctctaaccccccccccacctgtcactaactatcgacgctatcccctagattaggtccctaactgcctcctaatcccccctgatccccccctacctttagatcacccccagaccccatcccagactaccccccctgtatactgtatacatctgtatacagctagcttaccccctgatccccctctgatcacctgtccatcacccctcagcacccccacccatcagagcagaccctaactgccccgcgggggcaaccgatcacctgtccagaccctcgattgccctcagacccccctcctgattacatcccctgcgcattgtttacatctgaccTCTCcatcaatcactaactgatcttcgatcagtaaccccgtgtctgcctctcatcagatcaggactcagtctgccccgtgcggactcctgatcaaccccccaccccctcaaatcgccctcagaccccccccctaatcacccttccgagtgcattgtatttgactgtcccgtgatctgcttcgattgtccagtgattgtttgattgcctccgaGACCCAacttcccgccacccccaaccccaccctccccccaaccaccaccttccgagtgcatcagatttgcttgtgctgtgattggatttgattgtgctgtaattgtatttgactgCCCCGTGATCGgcgttgattgtcccgtgattgtttgattgcctctgagaccccacttcccaccaaccccagcccccccccccccccccattcctgatCGCAGACAGATCTATAGCAGtacattagggtcaccttagtgtaggctccactaaaaacgcagtgtttacccgatcaggcctgattgtTCGCCCGCACTTGCATTCAGCCGCCCCACtgtagtgacagatttttttttctgatcactgcaaaaacactgtacactagctgtggcgctgtaaagatcagttttgatttttatttttttattttttttttttatcaaaactcagtgaccacagctttctacctctccaatactcccttttgctaggtaggtgctcttttttttctgggtagtctcggaggaaaaccccataaatttagcagtccacaatggcaagaaggggaatttccgatgaggaggtatacaggtacatggaccagtcggatgagagcgtttgggaagactcagccgacgaatcatccgggtccgaatttgaatctgtggaaagcagtggttctctgaccgaaaggGATGACGAgattttggtcccggctagagccaggcgtaccagaccccatgtagttagaccgcaggtggcgcaggatccgcctcaagggcagcagggtggtgctagcgctgatgagttttcttggtgaggcaggcaccagcagcgcagcatctcctggaattagtaccagtacttccgtagaccctggtgaagtggtgagcgccagcatggaagttaaaactggtacggtggcacgtgcagtagtacccctgtcgcagccaccaagaagaagatgggcccgtagtacccatagactcccagaggtgctggcaaatccagattggcaatcccgatTCCGCCGCAcctgtagtgccccctttcaccgcccagtctggagtccaggtggcgacagctcatctaggaatggCCCTaggctttttgcagctgttcatcacccaggttctcttggacttaattgtggttgagaccaaccgtaaagccacacaattcatcaccgagaacccggatagcaactatgcccagcctttccggtggaaaccagtccaagtttccgaacttaaaatctttttggcccttatccttcacttgggactaatgaaacagaatgtattgcggtcgtattggtctacgagcccagtacatcatgttcccttgtaccctgctgccatgtccaggacacgatttgagtccatcctgcgcttcctgcacttcaatgacgacAAAACCAGTCGTAAAAAAggcccaccctgcttatgaccggctccacaaaattcggcccctcatagattacctgtcaacatttgcagatgcttatacccctgaacagaacatctgcgtagacgagtccctcttacgctttaccgggtgccttggcatcaaacagtacatcccaagcaagcgcgccttgtatggggtgaaactgtataagctctgtgaaagggccacaggctatacatgtcgttttagggtctatgagggaaaagactcaaaattggagccggtcggatgccctgactacctggggagcagtggaaaggttttgtgggacttggtgtcaccattgttccagaaggggtaccatctttatgtggacaactattacacaagtgtggccctcaatcagcacttaaagagaatctgtattgttaaaatctcacaaaagtaaacatgccagtgtgttaggggacatctattcccctctgtcacaatttcgccgctccccgccgcattaaaagtggttaaaaacagttttaaaaagtttgtttataaacaaacaaaatggccaccaaaacaggaagtagattgatgtacagtatgtccacacatagaaaatacatccatacacaagcaggctgtatacacccttccttttgaatctcaagagatcatttgtgtgtttctttccccctgcagctatcttccactgaagtgtcaggctgtttcttcctgcagagtgcagacagctctgcctgtatgtaattcctcagtatgtgaaagcccagccagctcagaggaggatttatccagcttgtaaaagataagagagaagagagaagctgctctaatctaaataatacacaggcagtgtgcagagaggggcctggatgggggagatgcatcacagaaccacaacactgaagaacttggcagccttccagacacaggcctgacaagtctgacaagagagagataagttgatttattacagagatggtgatagtagaacgtgctgcagtaagccagaacacattagaatagcttttggaacttgtaggatgataaaaaacaggatgcaatttttgttacggagtctctttaaagttagaaggaatccgatgctgtggcactgcgcaacCTAgtagccagggcttcccccaacggctcgttaccaccaggcttgaacgggggcagagggccgccttgcgtactgacgacctgctcgcggtgaaatggagggacaagagggacgtttactttctgtccaccattcacacagacacgacagtccaaattcaacgggcaactgaggtcattgaaaagccccttgtcgtccacgaatataatgttaacatgggaggggtggacttcaatgaccaggttagcgccctatttaattacccagaaaaaaagacgctggtataagaaagtgtctttctaGCAGtatagtttacaacagctttgttctctacggtaaggctgggagaactggatctttccttcaatttcaggaacagatcgttctggacctcctgtatccagaaggtgccagcccccccaatgcaactagccgactgcatggaaggcattatgcctatcagcttccgagt from Hyperolius riggenbachi isolate aHypRig1 chromosome 5, aHypRig1.pri, whole genome shotgun sequence encodes the following:
- the RBM12B gene encoding RNA-binding protein 12B, which gives rise to MAVVIRLHGLPVTAGSSDIRQFFIGLTIPDGGVHIVGGKLGEAFIIFATDEDARRAMSRTGIIKTSRIQLFLSSKAEMQNTLEKSRKSNRKHPAIPPGREVDQMPVNIKRGNVQNKFENNNLELNAHPAKYDRKEMKPSQDVDDVYVFLYGLPYSATEEDIRKFFSGLDVVDIVFHLRPNGFKNGNGLVKFGSKKDATAAVERNNEYMGHRFISVKKTSEEQWVNSGGQVGGSHSKQQFRKQRTRSRSPLRSRSRSPQNQQLYLHLKNLPYNVDVEDFKMFLGLPDLPNSQIKFLLDGYRQRTGEGFVMVKSHSEYRKCLSLDKHILNGRPIFILPIERKTMLDLIESSETQSQPTRERSPHNPPTSTYSNAKRCIYVRNFPFDVTKSEVLKFFTGFAVREEDIFLLFDSKGVGLGEALVKFPSEQQAFLAESLNRQSFLGTEVLLRRISDDQVKEFGVYIEAPVEIILANSPVYREDVGLRGQSYGLPNDMKYGRGEFRGSPERFRDSNPMRIGGQEELVDRFDMGSKHSADYHHSLPVQERDFEKPAGGLVYMKNLPYKVTTAEILDFFYGYNITPDSVEVKFDRDGMARGLATVFFESFDDARAAVHELNGRPIGERKISLNFARA